The nucleotide window GCGCCCTACGCGGCCAAGAGCGCTCGCAGCCGCGGCCGCGTGCACAAGGAGCCCGAGTGCGAGTTCCGCACCTGCTTCGCGAGGGATCGCGACCGAATAGTCCACTGCGAGGCTTTCCGCCGCCTGGAGTACAAGACCCAGGTCTTCGTCAACCACGAGGGGGATTACTACCGCACCAGGCTCACGCACACGCTCGAGGTGGCGCAGATATCCAGGGGGCTCGCGCGCACGCTCCGGCTCAACGAGGATCTCTCCGAGGCGATCGCGCTTGCTCACGACCTCGGCCACACGCCGTTCGGCCATCGCGGCGAGACCGCGCTCAACGAACTGATGGCGAACCACGGGGGCTTCGAGCACAACCGCCAGAGCTACCGCGTGGTCACGCTGCTGGAGCGCCGCTATCCCGATTTCCCAGGCCTCAATCTCTCCGCCGAGGTCCTCGAGGGGCTGCTCAAACACGCGGGCGAGTACGATTCCCCGGAGCTGGGCGGCCTAGCGGTGGATATGAAGAGATATCCCTCGCTCGAGGCGCAGGTGGTGAACGTGGCGGACGAAATCGCCTACATGAACCACGACCTGGACGATGGGCTCGAGTCCGGCATGCTGAAGACGGCCGATCTCGACAACGTCGAGCTCTGGAAGCGGGTCAACTCTGAAGTCTCGAAGGATCACCCCGGTATCGCGCCCAAGATGCAGAAGAGCCAGGCGATCAGGAGGCTCATACACCTGCTGGTCACAGATCTTCAGGACGAGACGAGGCGGCGCATAGGGGAGCTGGGGATCGCCTCGACGGAGGACGTCGCAGCGACTGCGGAGCCGGCCGTGGCGTTCAGCGACAAGATGAAGGTGACGACAAAGGGGCTCAAGGACTTCCTCTTCGCCAACCTCTACCGCCACTTCCGCGTGGAGAGGATGGCGGACAAATCGAACCGCATCCTCTCGGCCCTGTTCAACACATACCTCAACAATCCGAAGGTCCTGCCTCCCTCGATCGAGCGCGCTATCCGCGAGGAGGGGCATGCGGAGCGCAGGGTCTGCGACTACATCGCCGGCATGACCGATCGCTTCGCGCTGGGCGAATACGCCAAACTCTTTGATCCGGACGAAAAGGTCTGACGCGCTGCATATTG belongs to bacterium and includes:
- a CDS encoding deoxyguanosinetriphosphate triphosphohydrolase, which translates into the protein APYAAKSARSRGRVHKEPECEFRTCFARDRDRIVHCEAFRRLEYKTQVFVNHEGDYYRTRLTHTLEVAQISRGLARTLRLNEDLSEAIALAHDLGHTPFGHRGETALNELMANHGGFEHNRQSYRVVTLLERRYPDFPGLNLSAEVLEGLLKHAGEYDSPELGGLAVDMKRYPSLEAQVVNVADEIAYMNHDLDDGLESGMLKTADLDNVELWKRVNSEVSKDHPGIAPKMQKSQAIRRLIHLLVTDLQDETRRRIGELGIASTEDVAATAEPAVAFSDKMKVTTKGLKDFLFANLYRHFRVERMADKSNRILSALFNTYLNNPKVLPPSIERAIREEGHAERRVCDYIAGMTDRFALGEYAKLFDPDEKV